From one Cupriavidus sp. P-10 genomic stretch:
- a CDS encoding H-NS histone family protein — translation MATYKQLLAEKEALEAKLNEVRATEVASVIDKIRELMTEYGLTAEDIMPRRKRGRPAGAASKKAASGSALPPKYMDPKTGKTWSGRGRAPAWLGKRPERFLIEQ, via the coding sequence ATGGCGACATACAAGCAACTCCTGGCTGAGAAGGAAGCGCTGGAAGCCAAGCTGAATGAAGTGCGCGCGACGGAAGTGGCCAGCGTGATCGACAAAATCCGCGAATTGATGACCGAATATGGCCTGACCGCGGAAGACATCATGCCCCGGCGCAAGCGCGGCCGCCCCGCAGGTGCCGCCAGCAAGAAGGCGGCTTCGGGCTCGGCATTGCCGCCCAAATACATGGATCCCAAGACCGGCAAGACCTGGTCCGGCCGTGGCCGCGCCCCGGCATGGCTGGGCAAGCGCCCCGAGCGCTTCCTGATCGAGCAGTAA
- a CDS encoding VOC family protein, producing MSQQIFVNLPVSDLQKSIEFFTSLGFAFNPQFTDDTATCMIVGENIFVMLLTEAKFRSFSPNDICDARKFTEVLVCLSMDTRARVDEMVNAAVIAGGNIYKPPMDLGFMYGHGFQDLDGHVWELVYMDMAAMQGAQ from the coding sequence ATGAGCCAGCAGATCTTTGTCAATTTGCCAGTAAGCGACCTGCAAAAGTCGATCGAGTTCTTTACCAGTCTCGGCTTTGCCTTCAATCCGCAATTTACCGATGACACCGCCACCTGCATGATCGTTGGCGAGAACATTTTCGTGATGCTGCTGACCGAAGCCAAGTTCCGCAGCTTTTCGCCTAACGACATCTGCGATGCGCGCAAATTCACCGAAGTGCTGGTCTGCCTGTCGATGGATACCCGTGCGCGTGTCGATGAAATGGTGAATGCCGCAGTGATCGCGGGCGGCAATATCTACAAGCCGCCGATGGACCTGGGATTTATGTACGGGCATGGGTTCCAGGACCTCGATGGCCATGTCTGGGAACTGGTCTACATGGATATGGCGGCAATGCAGGGGGCGCAGTAA
- a CDS encoding AraC family transcriptional regulator, translating into MPLQEPIQARPFPRDLLHALREGGYDVSALVPAPESDPETLPSPDMPEAGPQQASHLLCTVYQATGDPAIGLWLASRMQPDLLGLAGMPAMAGPSLGTALRRIARYQKLMMGDRIELRRQGEEAWVCIRPSEPEAPDTRPRIDMELCSLLAFGRQFTRKPLHPLRVSLRIGQPDWHLRYTEAFDCPVRFGEPEDAIVFGRRDLALRLVARAHSRPPAPAATHDARHAAASLDDVRAALHQLAGERALSLAAVARHLDISERTLQRRLMAAGTGFRALCEDVRRELAGRYLTEGNMSLGEIAFRLGFDDANSFFRAFRRWTGMTPGDYRRSAAHPPG; encoded by the coding sequence ATGCCACTACAAGAGCCAATCCAGGCCAGGCCGTTTCCTCGTGACCTGCTGCACGCGCTGCGTGAAGGCGGTTACGATGTGTCGGCGCTCGTGCCTGCTCCTGAATCCGATCCTGAAACCCTTCCCAGCCCGGACATGCCCGAGGCCGGGCCCCAGCAGGCGAGCCACCTGCTGTGCACCGTCTACCAGGCCACCGGCGATCCCGCCATCGGCCTGTGGCTGGCCAGCCGGATGCAGCCCGACCTGCTTGGCCTGGCGGGCATGCCGGCCATGGCGGGTCCCTCGCTGGGCACGGCGCTGCGGCGTATCGCGCGCTACCAGAAGCTGATGATGGGCGACCGCATCGAGCTGCGCCGCCAGGGCGAGGAGGCCTGGGTCTGCATCCGCCCGAGCGAACCGGAGGCGCCCGACACCCGCCCGCGCATCGACATGGAGTTGTGCTCGCTGCTGGCCTTCGGGCGCCAGTTCACGCGCAAGCCGCTGCATCCGCTGCGAGTTTCGCTGCGCATCGGCCAGCCCGACTGGCACCTGCGCTATACCGAAGCCTTCGATTGCCCGGTGCGCTTCGGCGAGCCGGAAGACGCGATCGTGTTCGGACGCCGCGACCTGGCGCTGCGCCTGGTCGCCCGCGCCCACAGCCGTCCGCCGGCGCCCGCCGCCACGCACGATGCGCGGCACGCGGCGGCATCGCTGGACGACGTGCGCGCCGCCCTGCACCAGCTGGCCGGCGAGCGCGCGTTGAGCCTGGCCGCGGTGGCGCGCCACCTCGACATCAGCGAGCGCACGCTGCAGCGCCGGCTGATGGCGGCGGGCACGGGATTCCGCGCGCTGTGCGAAGATGTGCGTCGCGAACTGGCCGGCCGATACCTGACCGAAGGCAATATGTCGTTGGGAGAAATCGCTTTCCGGCTCGGCTTCGACGATGCCAATTCGTTCTTCCGCGCCTTCCGCCGCTGGACCGGCATGACGCCGGGCGATTACCGGCGCTCGGCGGCGCACCCGCCGGGCTAA